From Atribacteraceae bacterium, a single genomic window includes:
- the map gene encoding type I methionyl aminopeptidase: protein MPRLTSVQELSSIREGGKILAEVLEKAQELVVPGMETAYIDRVIEETIRAKGGTPAFKGYRGYPASSCISINEQVVHGLPGERVIQKGDLVSIDVGLEWQGLFTDAAFSLVVGRMDDKAERLLNACREALSAGIREARPGNRVGNISQAVQQTIEEAGYSVVRDFVGHGLGHSLHEEPQIPNFGRRGDGMLLKSGMVVAIEPMANEKGFQVKVLDDGWTVVTADGGLSAHFEHTVLIGPDSPEILTRSPRRDSLHQ from the coding sequence ATGCCTAGACTGACCTCTGTGCAAGAACTTTCCAGCATCCGGGAGGGTGGAAAAATTCTGGCCGAAGTGCTGGAAAAAGCGCAGGAACTCGTGGTGCCGGGCATGGAAACCGCCTACATCGACCGGGTAATTGAAGAAACTATCCGGGCCAAGGGCGGCACCCCGGCCTTCAAGGGATATCGGGGATATCCGGCCTCGAGTTGTATTTCGATCAATGAACAGGTTGTCCATGGCCTTCCGGGGGAACGGGTTATCCAGAAGGGAGATCTGGTGAGTATCGATGTCGGTTTGGAGTGGCAGGGATTGTTTACCGATGCGGCCTTCTCTTTGGTGGTCGGCCGTATGGACGACAAAGCGGAAAGACTACTGAATGCCTGCCGGGAGGCGCTTAGCGCGGGAATACGGGAGGCTCGTCCTGGGAACCGGGTGGGGAACATTTCTCAAGCTGTTCAGCAGACGATCGAAGAAGCCGGTTACTCGGTGGTCAGAGATTTTGTCGGTCACGGATTGGGGCATTCGCTTCATGAGGAACCACAAATTCCCAACTTTGGAAGACGAGGAGATGGAATGCTCCTGAAGAGTGGGATGGTTGTGGCCATTGAACCCATGGCCAACGAGAAAGGTTTTCAGGTCAAGGTCCTCGACGACGGCTGGACAGTGGTCACCGCGGACGGTGGTTTATCAGCACATTTTGAGCATACCGTGCTGATCGGTCCTGACAGTCCGGAAATATTAACCCGAAGCCCAAGGAGGGATAGTCTCCACCAATGA
- the rpsM gene encoding 30S ribosomal protein S13, whose translation MARIAGVDLPANKRIEIALTYIYGIGRFLARQILLETGVDPNTRVRNLTDEEAIRIQKSVEKYPVEGELRTQVSQNIKRLISIGTYRGLRHRRGMPSRGQRTRTNARTKKGSRRTVGVKRKK comes from the coding sequence ATGGCCCGTATAGCTGGAGTTGATTTGCCGGCAAATAAGCGAATTGAAATCGCCCTGACCTATATTTATGGGATTGGTAGATTCCTGGCTCGGCAAATTCTGCTGGAAACCGGGGTCGACCCGAACACACGAGTCAGGAACCTGACCGACGAGGAAGCGATTCGGATACAGAAGAGTGTGGAGAAATATCCGGTGGAGGGCGAACTGAGGACTCAGGTATCCCAAAATATTAAACGGTTGATTTCCATCGGTACATACCGGGGTCTTCGTCATCGCCGGGGGATGCCATCGCGGGGACAGCGCACCAGAACCAATGCCCGTACGAAAAAAGGTTCCCGCAGAACGGTCGGGGTTAAAAGGAAAAAATAA
- the infA gene encoding translation initiation factor IF-1 has protein sequence MIKNDVIEVTGKVIEPLPNAMFRVELESGRVILAHISGKMRMHYIRILPGDRVTVQISRYDTTKGRITYRHRT, from the coding sequence ATGATCAAAAACGATGTTATTGAGGTGACCGGAAAGGTTATTGAACCATTGCCTAACGCCATGTTCCGTGTCGAATTGGAATCAGGGAGGGTTATTCTCGCACATATTTCCGGGAAAATGCGGATGCATTACATAAGGATTCTTCCCGGGGACCGGGTAACCGTTCAAATATCTCGTTATGACACGACAAAGGGAAGGATCACCTACCGGCACAGAACTTGA